One Gemmatimonadota bacterium genomic region harbors:
- the yidD gene encoding membrane protein insertion efficiency factor YidD has product MAAQALLALIRFYRAAVSPALRPACRFTPSCSAYAEEAVRRYGALRGGWLAARRLLRCRPLGGKGYDPVP; this is encoded by the coding sequence ATGGCCGCGCAGGCCCTCCTGGCCCTGATCCGGTTCTACCGCGCCGCGGTCTCGCCGGCGCTGCGACCTGCGTGCCGTTTCACTCCGAGCTGTTCGGCGTACGCGGAGGAGGCGGTGCGGCGCTATGGCGCGCTACGCGGCGGCTGGCTGGCCGCACGGCGGCTGCTCCGGTGCCGGCCGCTGGGCGGGAAAGGTTACGATCCGGTACCCTGA